The Bacteroidia bacterium sequence TTCATTTCATTCGGATGAATAAGAATTTCGTTGAAAAGAATATCGTTATTCCCATGTAAATTTCTTCGTCGGAAAAGCGAGCGAATGCGCGCATCCAATTCAGAAAGATGAAAAGGTTTGGTCAGATAATCATCCGCGCCAATATTCAGCCCTGTAATTTTATCGTCCAGTCCATTTTTAGCAGAAATAACAATAATTCCAGTTTCTGAACTTTTATTTTTTATTTCTTTGATGAGATCAAAACCGCTTCCGTCGGGCAATCCAACATCCAGCACTACGCAATCGTATTCATACATCGCTATTTTCAAGCTTCCTTCTTTGAAATTTTCAACGCTTTCGCACAGATGTCCTGATTGTTTTAAATAAGAAACCAAGGATTCCAGCAAAGATTTTTCGTCTTCAATAAGGAGTATTTTCATTGTTTTTTCTGTTTAAAATGAAAACGAAAAAGTGGATTCAAAAAATAATTTTTTCAACCGACAAAAAACATACTCAAAAGATTATTTTTCGAGCTCCATTATTTTCTTTAAACTCACGTTATCTGCTATCAATTGAGCGATATTATTGATTGAAATTCGTTCTTGTTGCATCGTATCGCGATGACGAATCGTAACCGTATTGTCTTCCAAAGTTTGATGATCTACCGTAATGCAAAAAGGCGTACCGATAGCGTCCTGTCTGCGATAGCGCTTGCCGATAGAATCTTTTTCATCGTACTGACAGATATAATCAAATTTCAATGAATCCATTATTTCGCGTGCTTTTTCGGGCAATCCATCTTTTTTTGTAAGAGGCATAACTGTTGCTTTTACGGGTGCCAAAAATGTCGGAATGTGAAGTACGGTGCGACTTGTACCATCTTCCAATTGTTCTTCTTGATACGATTGCGAAAGTACTGCCAAAAACATTCTATCTAATCCAATCGACGTTTCCACCACATAAGGCACATAACTTTGATTTAATTCAGGGTCAAAATATTGCAATTTTTTTCCGGAATGTTTTTCATGCGCTTTTAAATCAAAATCAGTACGACTGTGAATCCCTTCCAATTCCTTGAATCCAAATGGGAAATTAAATTCAATATCGCAAGCGGCATTGGCATAATGCGCCAACTTTAAATGATCGTGAAAACGATAATTATTGGGAGAAAAACCGAGCGTATGATGCCATTTGATACGTTCTTTTTTCCAGTAACTATACCATTCCATTTCTGTTCCCGGCTTCACGAAAAATTGCATTTCCATTTGCTCAAATTCGCGCATCCGGAAAATAAATTGTCGTGCTACAATCTCGTTTCTAAAGGCTTTTCCAGTTTGTGCAATCCCAAACGGAATTTTCATTCGTCCTGTTTTTTGTACATTTAAAAAATTCACGAAAATTCCTTGCGCTGTTTCCGGGCGCAAATAAACAGTTCCTGATTCATCGCTCACAGAGCCAATTTGCGTGGAAAACATTAAATTAAATTGACGTACTTCCGTCCAATTTTTAGTTCCGGAAACCGGACAAACAATTTCACAATCAATAATAATTTGGCGAACATCTTCTAAATTATTTTTTTCGAGTGCGCTTTTAAAACGTGTATTGATATCGTTGATTTTTGCTTGATTTTCCAACGCTCTCGGATTGGTTGCGCAAAATTGTTCTTCATTAAATTGATCGCCAAAACGCTCTTTTGCTTTGTCAATTTCTTTCTGAATTTTTGCTTCTATTTTCGCTACATGATCTTCAATTAGCACATCTGCGCGGTATCTTTTTTTACTATCTTTATTATCAATCAAAGGATCGTTAAAAGCATCCACGTGTCCAGAAGCCTTCCAAGTAGTGGGATGCATAAAAATCGCAGCATCAATGCCTACAATGTTTTCGTGCATTTGCACCATCGATTTCCACCAATATTCGCGGATGTTTTTTTTCAGTTCTACGCCGTATTGACCGTAATCGTAAACGGAACTTAAGCCATCGTAAATTTCGCTGCTCGGAAAAACAAATCCGTATTCTTTTGCGTGCGAAATAATGTTTTTAAAAAGATCTTCGTTGTTTGCCATGCTGCAAAAATAGAAATAAAGCGGCGTTTTTTACAAAGAGAAAATAACGCTTCGAAAAAATAATTTTTCGAATGACGATTTCCGACGTTTAAAAAATTATTTTTGCAGAACGAAAAAACAAAATTATTTTCAGATGAAAACAATAGACACGTTTAATTTTTCAGGAAAGAGAGCCTTGGTGCGCGTAGATTTTAACGTGCCTTTAGATGCACATTTTCACATTACGGATGATACGCGTATTCGTGCAGCCATCCCGACCATAAAAAAGATTTTGCATGATGGAGGTTCTGTTATTTTAATGTCGCATCTCGGTCGACCGAAAGATGTACCAGAAGAAAAATTTTCTTTGAAACACATTGTCGCACATATCTACGAATTGCTTGGTATTCCTGTAAAATTTGCAAATAATTGTTTGGGCGCGAACACGAAAAAAATGGCACAAGAATTAAAAAGCGGAGAAGTTTTATTACTCGAAAATTTACGTTTCTATAAACAAGAACAAGCCGGCACCGAATCTTTTGCGCAAGAATTGGCATCGTACGGAGATGTTTATGTAAACGATGCCTTCGGAACGGCA is a genomic window containing:
- a CDS encoding glycine--tRNA ligase yields the protein MANNEDLFKNIISHAKEYGFVFPSSEIYDGLSSVYDYGQYGVELKKNIREYWWKSMVQMHENIVGIDAAIFMHPTTWKASGHVDAFNDPLIDNKDSKKRYRADVLIEDHVAKIEAKIQKEIDKAKERFGDQFNEEQFCATNPRALENQAKINDINTRFKSALEKNNLEDVRQIIIDCEIVCPVSGTKNWTEVRQFNLMFSTQIGSVSDESGTVYLRPETAQGIFVNFLNVQKTGRMKIPFGIAQTGKAFRNEIVARQFIFRMREFEQMEMQFFVKPGTEMEWYSYWKKERIKWHHTLGFSPNNYRFHDHLKLAHYANAACDIEFNFPFGFKELEGIHSRTDFDLKAHEKHSGKKLQYFDPELNQSYVPYVVETSIGLDRMFLAVLSQSYQEEQLEDGTSRTVLHIPTFLAPVKATVMPLTKKDGLPEKAREIMDSLKFDYICQYDEKDSIGKRYRRQDAIGTPFCITVDHQTLEDNTVTIRHRDTMQQERISINNIAQLIADNVSLKKIMELEK
- a CDS encoding response regulator transcription factor; this translates as MKILLIEDEKSLLESLVSYLKQSGHLCESVENFKEGSLKIAMYEYDCVVLDVGLPDGSGFDLIKEIKNKSSETGIIVISAKNGLDDKITGLNIGADDYLTKPFHLSELDARIRSLFRRRNLHGNNDILFNEILIHPNEMNVFVNKKKVVFTKKEYEMLLFFISNQNKVLTKESIAEHLWGDDSDMADSFNFIYSHIKNLRKKLMDNGAENYLHAVYGIGYKFSAA